The sequence below is a genomic window from Syntrophorhabdus sp..
CTCACGAGATCGGCCGCCCTGACCCTGCCATTTCGCTTGAGAGCTGCAAGGACCAGCCCTTTTACATCGGTGGACTTTTCCATTGTTAACAACTTCATTATACTTCATAATTCATCAGTTGTTAACAAGTTATTCACTGCCATGACACGCAGGCTCGTGCCTCCGGCAAGGCTTGATAACCCCGGAGAGTGATGCTAGAATCGACATAAGCTGTATGCGTGCTTCCTGTTCATGATGATGGAGATGAGACACTTGGGAACCCTGCATCGCGTCGTCACCGGCCTTACCGCCATCATTATCGTTCTGGCACTGTCGCTGGGCGGAGCTGACCTCTGCCGTTCGGGCGACGATGTCCCAACGCTTTCCGCACAGATAGACCAGTTCCGAAAGGAAGGCAGGTTCCAGGAAGGTATACCCGTCGCTGCCAGGCTGGTCGAGGTCAGCGAAAAGACCTTCGGTCCCGAGCATCCGAGGACCGCCGTGTCGCTCACAACCCTGGCGAACTTTTATCGGACCACGGGGCGCTTCGCCGAGGCGGAACCCCTCTTGAGGCGCGCGCTGGCCATACAGGAGAAGGCCCCCCAGGGTCCGAACCGGCCCGCCGTTGCCCAGAACCTCACGCTCCTCGGGATGATATGCAACGCCACGGGCCGTTACGTCGAGGCGGAGCCCCTCTTGAGGCGCGCCCTTGATATCCTCGAAAGGGTGAGGGTTCAGCGACCCGAGGCCATAGCGTTCAATCTCGCGCTTCTGGCCGAGTCCCTCGTCTTCACCGGGCGGAAGGCCGAAGCGGAGCCTCTCATGAAACGGGCCGTAGAGATCTGGGAAAAGCACGATAATTACCCTCCCGAGGGCATGGCCTTTTCACTTACCCTTCTGGCCAAGCTCTGCCGCCACACGGGACACTACGCCGAGGCGGAGCCTCTTTTGAAACGCTCCCTCGCGATATGCGAGAAGGACCTTGGCGAGAACCATCCCAATGTCGCATTCGCCCTTATCAATCTCTCCGTGCTCTACCGCCAGACCGGGCGCGGAGCCGAGGCGGAGCCTCTCCTGAAACGCGCCCTCGCGATCTGGGAGACACGGTTCGGCGAGAGACATCCCGGCGTCTGCTCGGCGCTCTCCAACCTTGGGTTCTACTACGGGACAACAGGCAGGCATCGTGAGGCCGACGAATTCTTCAGACGCTCCGTCAGCGTCCAGGAGTCACTGCGCGAGTCCATCTTCACCATCCTGACGGAAAAGCAGAAGCTGTCCTACATGAAGACCCAGGAATGGAGCATCTACGGGTACGTGAGCCACACCCTCCGGTTCCCCCGAAGCACCGGGGCCGCCGTCACGGAGACCTTCAACGCCTGGCTCAGATGGAAGGGTTCCGTCATGGAGGCACAGGGACGCTATCTCCATGCCCTGAGCGCCTCCGATGACCCGAAGGTGCGGGAGAGGTTCGGCGAACTGACGGAGGTGAAACGGGACATCGCCCGGCTTCAACTATCCGGACCGGGGAAGATGGAAAGCGATGAGTACAGGAGAAAGGTATCCGGGCTTGAGAGGAAAAGGGAGACCCTCGAGAGGGAGCTGATGGCGGGCAGCAGGGAATTCATGCTGGGGCAGAAGGCACGGGCGGCGGACACGAGAAGCCTCGCTTCGACTATCCCGAAGGACACCGTCTATCTCGATTACGCCAGGATCACCCTCTTCGATTTCAGGAAGAGGAAATGGGCGGAACCACACTATCTCCTTTTCGTCTTCAGTCCCGGAGAGCCCCGCGAGGTGAGCCTCGTCGACCTGGGAGGGGCGGAAAGGGTCGACAAACACATTGCCGCCTACCTGAGGGAAATGGCCAGGGCGAGGATCGAGGGTGTTCTGCCCGATGAGAAGAAGCTCAAGGCGGAAGCTTCCAGCCTCTACGGCATGCTCGTGAAACCCGTGGAACCCTTCCTGAAGGACAGAAGACAGGCGCTCATCAGCCCTGACGGGAACCTGAACCTCATCCCCTTCGAGGCCCTCGTGACACCTTCCGGCGCCTATCTCATCGAGGGACTCCTCATCAGCTATGTCGGTGCCGGACGAGATATGGTGAAGTTTGCCCGGCCCTCCCTCACGGGCGGTTCGTCGCTCATAATCGCCGACCCCGACTACGACCTGGGACAGAAGGAGATGGAAAAGGCGAAGGCTTCCGCCGGCGTCAAGCCGGCACCGGTAAGAAGCCACGTTTCTCGGGATGCCCGGGGCATGCATTTCGACCGCCTCCCCGACACGAAAGAGGAGGCGGACGCCATAGAGAAGATACTGGCGGGCACCTTCCGACAAAAGGTCCTCAATGAACAGGACAAGAAAGCTCTCGAACACATTCTTTTCGGCACGCGCTCCCCCAGGGTCCTGCACCTCGCGACCCACGGGTACTTCCTCACCGAAGAGGAGACGAAAGAGGCGGACAACGCCGCCGAACTCGCGCTTACGGAAGACGCCCTGCAGGAGCATCCCCACTCCATCGAGAACCCCATGGTGCGCTCCGGGATCGTCCTTGCCGGCGTCAACACGTCCCTTAAGGAGGGAAAGGACGAAGGCATGGTCACGGCCGAGAAGGTCCTCGGGCTCGATCTTAAGGACACGGACCTCGTCGTCCTGTCCGCCTGCCAGACCGGTGTCGGGGACGTGAAGAGCGGAGAGGGCGTCTTCGGGCTGAAACGCGCCTTCATCCTTTCCGGCGCGAAGACCCTCGTCATGAGCCTCTGGAGTGTTCCCTCAAAGGAAACGGTGGACCTGATGACCGCCTTCTACGCCCTCCTTTCCGAGGGAAAGACCCCATCCGAAGCCCTGAGGCAGGCAAAGCTCACCCTCATGAAGCAAAAGCCCCACCCCTTCTTCTGGGCAGCCTTCATCCTGACGGGCTCACCCTGATCGTCGCAGGTCGAAAACCGTCTCAGGTCGCAGGTCGCCAAAGCAAGACGGTGAAAGGGGACGGTCTGTCTGTCAAGACAATTACTGACTGGTGCAGGAGAACAAATCTTCTTGTTGTTTTGAACGTGTGACTTGGGACCTGTGACTTGTGACGGTCTTCTCTTCGCTTGAGCCGCTTCTAAAAAGGCGCTTGCCTTCATGAAACACTAAAAGTTATACTCAAATCTATCAGCAGCGATCGGCAAGCCACTGCCGTCCGGTGGCAGGCCTTAATAGATTCGATGAGAAAACGATATACCGGGAGATGGTCCGCGTTTTGTCCAGATGGAGCTTAAGCATTGACGCAAGGCTCACAATGCACGTTTCGGGCCCGCCGCCATCGACAGCATCGGTCATGTACCGATCCATAAGAAACGGGGTGTTTTCATGAT
It includes:
- a CDS encoding CHAT domain-containing protein yields the protein MRHLGTLHRVVTGLTAIIIVLALSLGGADLCRSGDDVPTLSAQIDQFRKEGRFQEGIPVAARLVEVSEKTFGPEHPRTAVSLTTLANFYRTTGRFAEAEPLLRRALAIQEKAPQGPNRPAVAQNLTLLGMICNATGRYVEAEPLLRRALDILERVRVQRPEAIAFNLALLAESLVFTGRKAEAEPLMKRAVEIWEKHDNYPPEGMAFSLTLLAKLCRHTGHYAEAEPLLKRSLAICEKDLGENHPNVAFALINLSVLYRQTGRGAEAEPLLKRALAIWETRFGERHPGVCSALSNLGFYYGTTGRHREADEFFRRSVSVQESLRESIFTILTEKQKLSYMKTQEWSIYGYVSHTLRFPRSTGAAVTETFNAWLRWKGSVMEAQGRYLHALSASDDPKVRERFGELTEVKRDIARLQLSGPGKMESDEYRRKVSGLERKRETLERELMAGSREFMLGQKARAADTRSLASTIPKDTVYLDYARITLFDFRKRKWAEPHYLLFVFSPGEPREVSLVDLGGAERVDKHIAAYLREMARARIEGVLPDEKKLKAEASSLYGMLVKPVEPFLKDRRQALISPDGNLNLIPFEALVTPSGAYLIEGLLISYVGAGRDMVKFARPSLTGGSSLIIADPDYDLGQKEMEKAKASAGVKPAPVRSHVSRDARGMHFDRLPDTKEEADAIEKILAGTFRQKVLNEQDKKALEHILFGTRSPRVLHLATHGYFLTEEETKEADNAAELALTEDALQEHPHSIENPMVRSGIVLAGVNTSLKEGKDEGMVTAEKVLGLDLKDTDLVVLSACQTGVGDVKSGEGVFGLKRAFILSGAKTLVMSLWSVPSKETVDLMTAFYALLSEGKTPSEALRQAKLTLMKQKPHPFFWAAFILTGSP